One Pseudomonas sp. MM213 genomic window, ACGCGCTGGCGGATATCCGCCCATGATGCATTGCAGCAGCACACCCCGCGCCATCTGCAAACGCCGCCCCTCGTGAAAGCCTTCGGCCGTCATGACCTTGCCACGAGGCACGCCGTTCAAATCCGGCGTAACACATTCAATCTCATCAATGCCCGTCAATCGCTGCGCGAGTGAGCGCTGGCCACCGGTTGTCATGACGCAATCCTTTGTAGTTGTGCAAGCCGCGAACGGCGACCGTACAAAATAGGCTCCGCGTGTTCGGAATATCAAGCAGCGACTTGCAAATACACCCTCACGGATCACGCCCACTCCCTGTAGGAGCGAGCGGTGCGGCGATCCGACTTGCCCGCGAAGGCGTTGTACCAGCCAATACTTGAATTAACTGACACATCGCCTTCGCGGGCAAGCCTCGCTCCTACAGGGGGATGCGGTGTTTTCAGGGGAGATAGAGGCTGAACACACCACCGCCCAACGGGCCGCCGTTGCTGATTTCTGTGCGCCCACCAATCCCGTTGCGCTGATGCAACGCGGCAATCCGTCCGGCGAAATACAGGCCCAGGCCGGTGCTGCCGCTGCTGTGGTTGATGCCCTGCACGTAATCGGCCTGACGCTCGATCATCTCGGCCGGGTAACCCTCGCCATCGTCGTTAATGGTCAACACCAATTGCCCGGCCTCGTCGCTCACCGTGATCAACAATGCGTGACGGGCGTAACGGATGGCGTTGTTGATGCTGTTGGCCAGCACCGACGCAATCAGCTCACGGTCGAAGAAACCCAACGGGCTCAGCGGGTCCACTTCATAGGTCGCCATGATGCCGCGACTGGCGAACACGTCCTGATGACAGGCCAGTTGTGCTTCGATGAAGTCATCCAGTTCGTGGTAAGCCGGCTGCAATGGCATCTGGTTGACGCCAAGTTTGTACAGCCCCAGCAACTGCACCAGCATGCCGTTGAGGTGGGCGAACTCAAACTCGATCACACCCTGCTCCGGGGTGTGCCGCTCCGGGTCGGGCAAGCGCGCCAGCCATTGGCTGTGTGCCTGCATCAGCATCGCCAGAGAGTTCTTCATGTCGTGCACGGTGGAAGCAATCACCGTGGAGAAATCCAGTGCCGGGTTGTCTTGGTTCATCCGCTGAACGCCTTGATTTTCAGTTTCTGATAACGCGCATATCGCGCATCGGTATCGGGCATCAGGCCGACCGTTTTCAGGCAGGCGCGACATTCTTCAAGCTCCGCCGATGGCGCGCTGGTGTCGGTGCCATGCAGCAGCGATTGCGCCATGTTCAACGCAATACTGATGTTCTTCGGTTGCAACGCCAGGGCTTTGCGGAACACCGCCCGCGCCTCCACCAGGTTGCCGGTCTTGTACACCCGCACGCCTTGACGGTTGAGTTCCGCCGCATCGTTGCCGGAGTTGAGGATGCTCGGGTCGTCGGTCAGCTTGGCGATGCCCTGCATCACTGTCGGATCGTCACCGTAGATTTCTGCGCAGTTTTTCAGCATCGACTTGCCTGCATCAGCCTGCCCAAGCATTTGCAGCTGCTTGGCCACCAGCAGCGCGGCTTCGGCACTCATGAATTGCTCCATGCCATCGAGGCGCAACATCGCCTGCTCGGTGAGCTTTTCCGCGGTTTCGGCGTCGTTGAGCAACAGGCTGGTGGCCTTCATCAGCCGCGCACGAATCTGCAGGCCCGGGTCGGAAGGGTTTTCCTTGGCCACGGCACTCAGCGTGGTGTTGATTTCCAGCCGGGTCCGGGTGTCCAGGCCCTTTTCGCTGCCCTTGCTGATCAACGCATGGGCGAGGCCGAGGTTGCTTTCGGCGTCCTTGAAACGTGACTGGGCACCCTGGCTGACGGCCTGACGATAAGCTTTGGACGCGGTATCGAAATCTTCGTTGGTCATCGCCAGCTTACCCAGCAGCGCTTGCCGGCGTACGGCCAGCGGCGACAAACGAATCGCCTCCTCCAACACCTGTTGCGCAGCCTTGGTGTCGCCCTCGGCGACCAGCACATCGGCCATGCCGTCATAGAGCGCCGGCATCATCGGGAACACTTTCAACGCTTTTTCGTAGACGCCCTTGGCCTGGCTGACCTGACCCCGCTTGAACAGCAACTGGCCCAGCCCGGCAAAGGCCCATGGCAAAGGCCGATCGGCAATGATGCTGTCGTAGAGTCGCTCCAGCGCTTCGTTCTGGTTCAAGTCGCGCAAGGCATCGGCGCGGTAGCGCAAACACAGCGGCGAGTAGCGGATGTCCTGCTTGCACAAGGCGATGCAGGCATTGAGCACTTCAACCGGTTTACCGCGATCGAGCGCCTGCAGGATCGGCTTGAGCAAGGTCTTGCGCTGCTCCAGACGTTCCAGGCGCTGAGCCAGGCCGGAACGGTTGAAGGGTTTGGTCAGGTAAGCATCGGGCTCATGTTCCAGGGCGCTGAGCACCATCGCCTGGCTGGTCTCGGCGGTGACCATGACAAACACGGATTCGTGGCTGATCAGCTTCTCGACCATCAGGTCTTCGAGAACCTGCTGACCGTTCTTCTTGCCATCGCCGAGGTGGAAATCCTGGAGGATGAAATCGTAGGACTTCTGCGAACACATGCGCAGCGCCTGCTCGCCGGTGTCGGC contains:
- a CDS encoding sensor histidine kinase, whose amino-acid sequence is MNQDNPALDFSTVIASTVHDMKNSLAMLMQAHSQWLARLPDPERHTPEQGVIEFEFAHLNGMLVQLLGLYKLGVNQMPLQPAYHELDDFIEAQLACHQDVFASRGIMATYEVDPLSPLGFFDRELIASVLANSINNAIRYARHALLITVSDEAGQLVLTINDDGEGYPAEMIERQADYVQGINHSSGSTGLGLYFAGRIAALHQRNGIGGRTEISNGGPLGGGVFSLYLP
- a CDS encoding tetratricopeptide repeat-containing response regulator, which gives rise to MLSYHQKRFLIVDDFSDFRSSVRSMLRELGVKDVDTADTGEQALRMCSQKSYDFILQDFHLGDGKKNGQQVLEDLMVEKLISHESVFVMVTAETSQAMVLSALEHEPDAYLTKPFNRSGLAQRLERLEQRKTLLKPILQALDRGKPVEVLNACIALCKQDIRYSPLCLRYRADALRDLNQNEALERLYDSIIADRPLPWAFAGLGQLLFKRGQVSQAKGVYEKALKVFPMMPALYDGMADVLVAEGDTKAAQQVLEEAIRLSPLAVRRQALLGKLAMTNEDFDTASKAYRQAVSQGAQSRFKDAESNLGLAHALISKGSEKGLDTRTRLEINTTLSAVAKENPSDPGLQIRARLMKATSLLLNDAETAEKLTEQAMLRLDGMEQFMSAEAALLVAKQLQMLGQADAGKSMLKNCAEIYGDDPTVMQGIAKLTDDPSILNSGNDAAELNRQGVRVYKTGNLVEARAVFRKALALQPKNISIALNMAQSLLHGTDTSAPSAELEECRACLKTVGLMPDTDARYARYQKLKIKAFSG